A section of the Prionailurus bengalensis isolate Pbe53 chromosome C2, Fcat_Pben_1.1_paternal_pri, whole genome shotgun sequence genome encodes:
- the POMGNT2 gene encoding protein O-linked-mannose beta-1,4-N-acetylglucosaminyltransferase 2: MHLSAVFNALLVSVLAAVLWKHVRLREHAAALEEELALGRQAPEPGPALRIDYPRALQTLMEGGTHMVCTGRTHTDRLCRFEWLCYSSEAEEFIFFHGNASVMLPNLGSRRFQPALLDLSTVEDHNTQYFNFVELPAAALRFMPKPVFVPDVALLANRFNPDNLMHVFHDDLLPLFYTLRQFPGLAHEARLFFMEGWSEGAHFELYKLLSPKQPLLRAQLKTLGRLLCFSHAFVGLSKVTTWYQYGFVQPQGPKANVLVSGNEIRQFAGFMMEKLNVSRAGAPLGEDYILVFSRTQNRLILNEAELLLALAQEFQMKTVTVSLEDHAFADVVRLVSNASMLVSMHGAQLVTALFLPRGATVVELFPYAVNPDHYTPYKTLATLPGMDLQYVAWRNMMPENTVTHPERPWDQGGIAHLDRAEQARILQSREVPRHLCCRNPEWLFRIYQDTKVDIPSLIQTIRRVVKGRPGPRKQKWTVGLYPGKVRDARCQASVQGASEARLTVSWQIPWNLKYLKVREVKYEVWLQEQGENTYVPYILALQNHTFTENIKPFTTYLVWVRCIFNKILLGPFADVLVCNT; the protein is encoded by the coding sequence ATGCACCTGTCGGCGGTGTTCAACGCCCTCCTGGTGTCCGTGCTGGCAGCGGTCCTGTGGAAGCACGTGCGGCTGCGTGAGCATGCGGCCGCTCTGGAGGAGGAGCTGGCCCTCGGCCGCCAGGCCCCAGAGCCGGGCCCCGCGCTGAGGATCGACTACCCCAGGGCGCTGCAGACCCTGATGGAGGGCGGCACACACATGGTGTGCACGGGCCGCACGCACACTGACCGCCTCTGCCGCTTCGAGTGGCTGTGTTACTCCAGCGAGGCCGAGGAGTTCATCTTCTTCCACGGCAACGCGTCCGTCATGCTGCCCAACCTGGGCTCCCGGCGCTTCCAGCCGGCCCTGCTCGACCTGTCCACCGTGGAGGACCACAACACCCAGTACTTCAACTTCGTGGAGCTGCCGGCCGCCGCCCTGCGCTTCATGCCGAAGCCCGTGTTCGTGCCCGATGTGGCGCTCCTCGCCAACCGGTTCAACCCCGACAACCTCATGCACGTCTTCCACGACGACCTGCTGCCTCTCTTCTACACCCTGAGGCAGTTCCCCGGCCTGGCCCACGAGGCCCGGCTCTTCTTCATGGAGGGCTGGAGCGAGGGCGCACACTTTGAGCTCTACAAGCTCCTCAGCCCGAAGCAGCCACTCCTGCGGGCACAGCTCAAGACCCTGGGCCGGCTGCTGTGCTTCTCCCATGCCTTCGTGGGTCTCTCCAAGGTCACCACGTGGTACCAGTATGGCTTCGTCCAGCCCCAGGGCCCGAAGGCTAACGTCCTGGTCTCGGGCAACGAGATCCGGCAGTTCGCAGGGTTCATGATGGAAAAGCTGAACGTGAGCCGGGCAGGGGCTCCCCTAGGCGAAGACTACATTCTGGTCTTCAGCCGTACCCAGAACAGACTCATCCTGAATGAGGCAGAGCTGCTGCTGGCACTGGCCCAGGAGTTCCAGATGAAGACGGTGACGGTGTCCCTGGAGGACCACGCCTTTGCAGATGTCGTGCGGCTGGTCAGCAACGCCTCCATGCTGGTCAGCATGCACGGGGCCCAGCTGGTCACTGCCCTCTTCCTGCCCCGTGGGGCCACTGTGGTCGAGCTCTTCCCGTATGCTGTCAATCCCGACCACTATACGCCCTATAAGACGCTGGCCACGCTGCCTGGCATGGACCTCCAGTACGTAGCCTGGCGGAACATGATGCCAGAGAACACAGTCACGCACCCTGAACGGCCCTGGGACCAGGGGGGCATCGCTCACCTAGACCGGGCGGAGCAGGCCCGTATCCTGCAAAGCCGCGAGGTCCCGCGGCATCTCTGTTGCCGGAACCCTGAGTGGCTCTTCCGAATCTACCAGGACACCAAGGTGGACATCCCATCCCTCATCCAGACCATACGGCGCGTCGTAAAGGGCCGGCCGGGGCCGCGGAAGCAGAAGTGGACTGTTGGCCTCTACCCAGGCAAGGTCCGGGATGCGCGGTGCCAGGCGTCAGTGCAGGGCGCCTCTGAGGCGCGCCTCACCGTGTCCTGGCAGATCCCGTGGAACCTCAAATACCTGAAGGTGAGGGAGGTGAAGTACGAGGTGTGGCTCCAGGAGCAGGGCGAGAACACCTATGTGCCTTACATCCTGGCCCTGCAGAACCACACCTTCACCGAGAACATCAAGCCTTTCACTACCTACTTGGTGTGGGTCCGCTGCATCTTCAACAAGATCCTCCTGGGACCCTTTGCAGATGTGCTGGTGTGCAACACGTAG